The following are from one region of the Streptomyces fradiae genome:
- the dnaG gene encoding DNA primase: MAGRINDDDVKAVRDAVPIDAVVSEYLQLRNAGGGNLKGLCPFHDEKSPSFQVSPSKGLFHCFGCQEGGDTIAFVMKIDHLSFSETVERLAAKAGITLRYEEGGYNPGHQRGERTRLVDAHKIAAQYYAEQLGSAEAEIGRKFLAERGFDQAAAEHFGVGYSPAGWDHLTRFLRGKGFTDRELILSGLSQDGRRGPIDRFRGRLMWPIKDVGGDVVGFGARRLREDDNGPKYLNTPETPIYKKSQVLYGIDLAKKDIAKVSRAVVVEGYTDVMACHLAGVPTAIATCGTAFGGDHIKILRRLLMDNGSARVIFTFDGDAAGQKAALRAFEDDQKFAAETYIAIAPDGMDPCELRLAKGDEAVADLVEPRVPLFEFALRQIVRRYDLEIPSGRAAALDEAAPIVARIKNVASQHEVAVQLAGMLGILDTQFVVRRVAQIARWQRGGGGKEPDRRGDRRRPYDTAGIQAPTAPAGPALNLRSPAHRTERELLKLALQRPELVSPAFDAYGVDEFTAPPYAAVRQCVMDAGGATDAPADYLDAVREAAPDDTVRALVTELAVEVIFAKIVDEAYAGDQLVTVRLRAVDRRIRDVQGTLARLGPHGDPAQVAAVQNELWVLTQYGQSLRNHGAAAL, from the coding sequence GTGGCAGGCAGGATCAACGATGACGACGTGAAGGCGGTACGGGACGCGGTCCCGATCGACGCCGTCGTGTCCGAGTACCTCCAGCTCCGCAACGCGGGCGGCGGCAACCTCAAGGGCCTCTGCCCCTTCCACGACGAGAAGTCGCCCTCCTTCCAGGTCAGCCCCAGCAAGGGCCTGTTCCACTGCTTCGGCTGCCAGGAGGGCGGCGACACGATCGCCTTCGTGATGAAGATCGACCACCTCTCCTTCTCGGAGACGGTCGAGCGGCTCGCCGCCAAGGCGGGCATCACCCTGCGCTACGAGGAGGGCGGCTACAACCCCGGCCACCAGCGCGGCGAACGCACCCGCCTGGTCGACGCCCACAAGATCGCCGCCCAGTACTACGCGGAGCAACTCGGCTCCGCCGAGGCCGAGATCGGCCGGAAGTTCCTCGCCGAGCGCGGCTTCGACCAGGCCGCCGCCGAGCACTTCGGCGTCGGCTACTCCCCGGCCGGCTGGGACCACCTCACCCGCTTCCTGCGCGGCAAGGGCTTCACCGACCGCGAGCTGATCCTCTCCGGCCTCTCCCAGGACGGCCGCCGCGGCCCCATCGACCGCTTCCGCGGCCGCCTGATGTGGCCGATCAAGGACGTCGGCGGCGACGTCGTCGGCTTCGGCGCGCGCCGGCTCCGCGAGGACGACAACGGGCCCAAGTACCTCAACACGCCCGAGACGCCGATCTACAAGAAGTCCCAGGTGCTCTACGGCATCGACCTGGCCAAGAAGGACATCGCCAAGGTCAGCCGGGCCGTCGTGGTCGAGGGCTACACCGACGTCATGGCCTGCCACCTGGCCGGCGTCCCCACCGCCATCGCCACGTGCGGCACCGCCTTCGGCGGCGACCACATCAAGATCCTGCGCCGCCTCCTCATGGACAACGGCTCGGCCCGCGTCATCTTCACCTTCGACGGCGACGCCGCCGGCCAGAAGGCCGCCCTGCGCGCCTTCGAGGACGACCAGAAGTTCGCGGCCGAGACCTACATCGCCATCGCCCCCGACGGCATGGACCCCTGCGAACTGCGGCTCGCCAAGGGCGACGAGGCCGTCGCCGACCTCGTCGAGCCGCGCGTCCCGCTCTTCGAGTTCGCGCTCCGCCAGATCGTCCGGCGTTACGACCTGGAGATCCCGTCCGGCCGGGCCGCCGCGCTCGACGAGGCCGCCCCGATCGTCGCCCGCATCAAGAACGTGGCCTCGCAGCACGAGGTCGCCGTCCAGCTCGCCGGCATGCTCGGCATCCTGGACACCCAGTTCGTGGTCCGCCGGGTCGCCCAGATCGCCCGCTGGCAGCGCGGTGGCGGCGGCAAGGAGCCCGACCGCCGCGGCGACCGGCGCCGGCCGTACGACACCGCCGGCATCCAGGCCCCCACCGCCCCGGCCGGCCCCGCGCTCAACCTGCGCAGCCCCGCCCACCGCACCGAGCGCGAGCTGCTCAAGCTCGCCCTGCAGCGCCCGGAGCTGGTCTCCCCGGCCTTCGACGCGTACGGGGTGGACGAGTTCACCGCCCCGCCCTACGCGGCCGTCCGCCAGTGCGTCATGGACGCGGGCGGTGCCACCGACGCGCCCGCCGACTATCTCGACGCGGTCCGCGAGGCAGCCCCGGACGACACCGTGCGCGCGCTCGTCACCGAGCTCGCCGTCGAGGTGATCTTCGCGAAGATCGTCGACGAGGCGTACGCGGGCGACCAGCTGGTGACCGTACGGCTCCGGGCCGTCGACCGGCGCATCCGCGACGTCCAGGGCACCCTGGCCCGGCTCGGCCCGCACGGCGACCCCGCCCAGGTGGCCGCCGTACAGAACGAGCTGTGGGTGCTCACCCAGTACGGGCAGTCGCTGCGCAACCACGGCGCGGCCGCGCTCTAA